The nucleotide window ATGCTCAACCTGATTTGTGTTCAGGGTCTCTTTTGTTGTCTAGGTGTGTGTGAGCACAAACAAAAAGATAGAAACATTTGGAAAACCAAAGCTTTGGCCTGCTTCCCAATTACTTCGATCCCATTTTAGAACCCACTGTAACCCTTGCTGCTCTTCCATCCCCTAGCATGTGACCTTCTAACACTATAGTCAGACCTAGGACATTACCACAGCACTGAGTTTGCATTATTCTTCTTGGAAAATATGAACCAGATGACACAATGAATGCCATCCATAAAAAATAGTTCTAGAATTTCTTAATTATGGCTTACAAATCAAATGTCTTATATATGTGGTCATCCCAAACCCATGCAGATGAATGCTGTCAGATCTCCTGCTGctctatgtatttttttcccctgcctttACCCACACACAGTAGGACCTGGAAGAAATCCATCTTTTAAGGACTGCTATGTTTTAATGTTAAGCCAGCATTAGTCTGCCTCAGAGAAGGTTATGATCCTGTGAAGTATTAATCAATAGGAACTCATGAAATGCATGTACTCATCATCAGCCATATCCTTAAACTCCTCAGCTACTGAATTTGTATCAATTCAGTGTCATTCAGTGGACTCATTTAACGTGTCTGGAAGTGCTAAAACAAGCTGAAGTCCAGAACACTAAAGAGCTATTTTTAAAGGTTGTCTGCCAACTGTTTCAAACTACTTACAAAGCTAAGTACCTGTTTGATACAAAACCTCTTTTTATACCTGGTAAACAGATTTGCAATCAGTTAAAAAAACTGGTCTTTCAGTGCCCTGAAAGTAAACAAGTTAGATCCGATGAATGAATTTTCTCTACAACAAAGCAAAGTACTGTGTTTCATAAAGCAATGGAATCCACTTAAGAAAAGGAATAATATATTTGTGCCACCACAAGGTTATCTGATTAACAGTACAATGTTTTGAATtgatgtggggttttttatcaCTGGCAAAGGCTAGCATGTAACTgatcccttttttaaaaagttgcttTTCAGAACTATGTATGAGTAATTCAAGCATGGAATGTTTCCTCCTGGAGTTTATATTGCCAGCGGACACAAGTGGAACCTAGCAATTTTGCATGctgaagcaaattaaaaaatcagtagTAAATTCTCCAAATATTGCAGGTGTGGGATTAAGAAGGTCgaaactgaaataaatcatATTGCATTAATGAACCAGAGAGGAGTGtaattagaaaacaaacagcacatAACTGCCTAGAAATAACATATCCTCTGTTTTCTTAATCAGGCTTTCAATCTGAAATAACATTTAGACAGTAAAAAAGTACATTGAGTCTGAGGAAAGTCTGTTAACCCAATAGTTTCTAGTCACTGGAAAGCTGACTAATTAAATCAAGAAGCTGTTACTTGAAAAAGGCTCCTTCTGTCCACTTGCACTTTTAGGACATGGAGCAAATAGCTTGCCTTTAAAACAAACTTCACGTGTTGTATAGTTACAGGCTGTTCTCTGTTTTAACAATCCCTGCCTGAGGAGGAACATGGTCACATTTCATTCCAGCCTTTCCAGGGACCTCCACACTTCTCTGCCTGACTCCTTCTCTGCCGCTCCAGCCGGAAAATACAAACTCACTTTTTCTGGGAAGGATGAAAGCTGAGGGGATGTGTCACAGACAAACATGCTCTGTGTGCTTCTCCCAGCAGAGGCttccagttttaaaaattttaaagtagGCCTGATCCTTTGATGGGGCTTCATTCATGAGAAGAGCTAATTACATGAGGAAGGGTCAATAGGCTGCAGTGCCTGAACTTCAGAGCCAGCTGTTTAGGCAGATGGAGGAAATGGCCCTGGGATATTTTTCAGGGGTTCAAAGATAATTGGCATCTCAGAGCTATCAGAACGAGTACTTTGAATACTTGTCTCCCATTACTCTCTCAGACTTGGTGGCAGGAAtggtgtgtttttatttggcATCTATTGTTATGTTtgagttttccagctttatAATCTGTGTTCCCAGTGACTCATTGCTTCTTGAAAGCAAGTCTCCTTGGTGCTAAAATTTCCTATTTTATGAATTATCCAAAAAGCGCATGTTCTATAAATGACCTTCACTAGGGAATATATCCATGATGCAGTTGGGAGGAAATCATTTGGACATTATCAAAACTGTTAATACCAGGAAGGGATTACTCAGCATCCATGGAACAAATATCTATGCCCAGCAGCATTCCCTTTAAAAGGGAAACTTcatgattatttttccttttaagttcCTGATTTCTTGTGATTTCATGCTTTTTCATGTCAGGCGAGTTAAAATGTAAGTTTTCATAAGATTGCCATTCTCCGGGTGATAAAAATCTGTAGTGAAATCTGTTTTCCCTAGGAATCTAGAACATCAAGCaaactatttcatttctttcGTCCTGTGTATTTCCAGATATCCTGAGAAGCTGCCTGTGTCCTAGAAACGCTTGCTTTAAAACTCAAGTCAGGAAACTTTAAACTTGCAGTGTTCAACACTTGGAATGCAAACTGCAAGCCAGGAGTCACCTTACAGAGCAtgtttaccttttttttttttttttcccttgctaaaacttttcctttcaaaaaaaaaaaaaaaaaggaatttaaatacaaaaatatgtaaatacaaACCTGAAACTCCAATGAATTAAGCAAATCACAGATAAACAGCAAACCAGTTCCTCCAATATGGTAACATGATCTTAGGTGTGTTTCATGTATTTactattttttattccttcataAAACTATAGGTAAAGAATGCTTTCTTTGATCTTTTTGATGCAAATACTAATCATAAGTTTAATTTAGACAGCAAACACTTTTTCTGAAGTTGAGCAGAGTATAAACTTAGCATCATTAGAACTATACTCTTAAATGTATTACATGCTATGAAGTGATAGGCTTGAGCTCAATTTAATTTTGCTAGTTTTGTTAATTTAGCAATATTAGTTTAATATTGCTGAGTAGAAAAACTGCATGTATATTGCAAAGGTAGAATTTTAGTTATGTGACCCTAATACTAACTTAAGGTAACCTGTTGTATTTAGGTTTTTAGTATGTGAGAGAGTGAACTTTAAAATTACATTGAATGATCAATCCATACTGAAATGTAGAATCCTTTAATATATTCCTAGTACATTTAGGCAGTGCTATTACTTAGTTCCACACCCTGCTTCAGCTGTGTGTCACAGCTCTTTTTCACCTGAGGCAGGTATCAGTCATTGAACTGAGGCTGCCATCAAGGAAGCTGTGCCAACCACAGTGGTCACTGAGGGTTATGGGCTTCCTGAAAACTGGAGTGAAATTAGGAACTTTTTTGATTGTGCTCTGAGACATTATATGTAACTTTCTCCCTTCAGTTTCCCTGACTTCCCACTTCACCTGCAAACTAACTAAAACTCCAGTTTCTCTTCAGATTGtgtaaaatacattaatttcaaCAAAGCTGACACCTCTGCTCTATTAGCCTTGATCAGCGATTTAGTGTATCAAAGGTATTAAAACTCTGACCTAACccttgctatttttttctttgtgccCTTGTTTAGCCAGCACCAGTGAAGATGGGTGATTGGAGCGCCTTGGGAAAGCTTCTGGACAAAGTTCAAGCCTATTCTACTGCAGGAGGGAAAGTGTGGCTGTCTGTCCTCTTCATTTTCCGAATCTTGCTACTGGGAACAGCAGTCGAATCTGCCTGGGGAGATGAGCAGTCTGCATTCCGGTGTAACACTCAACAGCCTGGTTGTGAGAATGTCTGCTATGACAAGTCTTTTCCTATCTCCCATGTACGCTTTTGGGTTCTGCAGATCATATTTGTGTCTGTACCTACCCTATTGTACCTGGCACACGTGTTCTACGTAATGAGGAAAGAAGAGAAGCTGaacaaaagagaagaagagCTTAAGGTAGTGGCAAATGATGGTGTGAATGTGGATATGCATCTCAAGCAAATAGAAATTAAGAAATTCAAGTATGGTATCGAAGAGCATGGCAAAGTGAAGATGCGTGGGGGACTGCTCCGTACTTATATCATCAGCATCCTGTTTAAATCTGTCTTCGAGGTGGCTTTCCTGCTGATTCAGTGGTACATTTATGGGTTTAGCCTGAACGCCATCTACACCTGTGAGCGAGACCCATGCCCGCACAGAGTGGACTGCTTCCTCTCCCGTCCGACTGAGAAAACCATCTTCATCCTCTTCATGCTGGTGGTGTCCTTGGTGTCTCTTGCCTTGAACATCATTGAGCTTTTTTACGTGTTCTTCAAGGGTGTCAAGGATCGTGTGAAAGGGAAAACCGACCCCTACTCCCACAGCGGTGCCATGAGCCCTTCCAAGGACTGTGGCTCCCCCAAATATGCTTATTACAATGGCTGCTCCTCACCGACCGCCCCCTTGTCTCCCATGTCTCCCCCAGGCTACAAGCTTGTTACTGGAGACAGGAACAATTCCTCCTGTCGTAACTACAATAAGCAAGCCAGCGAGCAAAACTGGGCCAACTACAGCGCGGAGCAGAACAGAATggggcaggctggcagcaccaTCTCCAACTCGCACGCCCAGCCCTTCGACTTCTCCGACGAGCACCAGAACACGAAAAAGCTGGCGTCAGGAcatgagctgcagcccctcaccaTTGTGGACCAGAGgcctcccagcagagccagcagccgAGCCAGCAGCAGGCCTCGACCTGACGACCTGGAGATCTAAGCTTCTTGATGCAGTACTTGCTCAACTACGAAACGACGTGCGTCGGAAGGTGCCGTCAGTGCTGATCTTGTTCCAGTGGAGGTGGTACTTAACAGTCTCAAGCAGGAGATTTTAAcaatcattaaaaaaagaaaaacaaaacaaaaaaaaaaaaagcaaaacaaacaagcaaacaaacttTTGAAATACTTGCTGGTTCTTTGGGGGGTGTGGGGTTGGTGTGGGGTGGTACAGTACACATTGATATTTAATGTAGCTGgtttaaagaatttaaatactaaaaaaaaaaggaaaaaaggtagTACTAAGGTAAAGGGCTGTTTTTCTAGAAAGGCTGTAAATATCTGagtgtatgtgtatgtgtgtactATCATGTTTGTTTCTAAAGAATCTTCTGTAATACTAAAACCCAATAATAACTGAACTCACATTTGTCAGGGTGAAGTGCTACCTGaagataaaaacattttttcctattcaACAAGCAAAAAAGTCCAGGATTGCCTCTGATCATTTCCCTGTCAAGAACATTCCATTCTTAGAAAGTGCACTTTGAAGGTAAACTTTCCTACATGGTCCTGCGGGTGGTTGGAAGGCTCCTGTGAGGACAATTTACAGTCTTTGAGTCGTTCAATTCAAATTTCAGGCATGGCCCACCAAGAAATAGTTTGGTCACCTGCTCTTCCAGCCCTTCATGCAGGTGTATTTTGTGATGTGCGTAAATGGGAGGGCTCCACACATGTGGAACCGGCAAGGACACAGTCTTGCCCACAGCGATACCTGTGTCCTGCTACTTATACAGAGTCTCTTTAGTATTATATAAAACACAGTTTGCTCCCACTTGCAGAGTTAAGCATCAAGACAAGCAAGCAACTGCCTTTAGAGAATTTTATCACACTTTTATGTGTACTAAGGGTGTACCTATGTGTGTGGATCTGGAGGCAAAGGTATACACAAAACACCCTCAGAAGCATAGGCTGAGAAATAAACGCACACAGGTTACTTGCAGTTGACACTTTCTCATGGATGTTGTGAAGATGTGGGCCACTATGGTGTTTACATTCTCTGGTTCCTTCAATGTAAGTGAAGCACACgttgttatatttttttaaatctatgaaatattttccatgtatCCTGAATGgatgctcttttaaaaataaaaataaaaaaaaaaaaacaaactaaaggGCCTAATCCTGGATGTCTTGCTCTGGAAAATCTCTCTTTAAAGCTGTTGGGAGTTTTGCCTCAACAAATCTGCAGGATCAAGCCCAAGATGTAGCGAACCATGTTCTTGCTGGCAtgaatgattttctttttttagaagGTAGGGGTGGGAAGGACCCATTAGGTCATCTAGCCATTCTCCCTGATAGGTAATAATGATGCTTGAATGATAGAAGATGTAGTACTGTAAGCAAGCTTTAGTCTTTTATGTGAGAAACTTAGAAGAAGTGCTTTTGTGCTggattaataataaaatatgccTAAATGGCTTTTGCAGTAACTGgtatttttcttgttctaaATATTCACATTTACTGAACTGCGACGTCCACTGAGTTTGACAGTTAGGTCTTTCTAGATGGCTCTAGCAACTCTAGTGTTTACAGTTAGATTATGTTTGAAATGCAAGTGAAGttgaaaggatttttaaagaGTACAACTCTAactaatttatttgaaatatatgCTAAAGAAATCTACCAGTTTCTTCAAATGCATAGCCTCTTAGCTGAACACAGATTGACCAAGGAAATACATAGCTTGGTTTCATTTTGCAGCAACACAGATAAATTGTTTCATTTAATACATTATATTAATTTGTTTGACATTCCATGTTAAACTACTGTTGTCTTCAACTTCATTGCATGTATGCAACCATAGTTTGTCAGATCATGTTGTCTGGAGAACATTAGTcaataaagttttaatttagtataaatacattttctaatTGTCTTTTACTGTTTCATATGTCCATGTATATTTTTAGTTTCAGTCTGATAATCCAAACTTATTCCTcccttgttatttttttccccagccacTCTCCATTTCAGAAGCATCCTTTATTTAATCCATCTGGATTTGCTTTGAACTGAAATTCCACAGGCCCACATTCAGACACCCTCACAACAACTGGAAAAACAGGCATTGTCTCTGCCACTCCTGAAACGAAGTAATGTTCAGCATGAACAAATCTTGCCAGGAGTCTCGgaaaatgtatatttatttgCAAACTATTATAAAAAAGATAGTACTAAAATATTGTCACATAATTTTTCAAGCAGTTTTTATATATGGCTTAGATTTAACATTACGAAATGATTGCATCTAGTTTACATTTCCTTATGTCATCAGATTGCTCAAGTGAGAGTCAGTTtcaatttctgaaattaaaacctCATTTCTTCAAATTTGATAGGAGAAAGGCACTGATTTTGATACGGCTGGGATTTTGCATGTTGCCTCTCCTTCACCCTTTATGTCCCCATCACTAATGAAGTCATAAAGTGCTTGGCTTTTCAGGATTGAACTCTATACGAATGTGGttcaactatttttttttttttatttgaaagatcAAAATATAATGCTCATGTGATTATCACAAAAGCTTTTACTTTCAAATTTGCTTGTTATTTTAAGTCTAAATTCTTCCCCTTCTTATTAGTAAAGATGGGGTAAAAGCAGGGCAGTGGTAGTGGATTTACAGCTCTGAGAGATACTACAAAAGTACCAGCACAAGGACTGACTCCTTgaaattttccttaaatattaGCAATGAGTCATATTTAAGCTGCCTTGTCCTAGTTCGTCTGTACAAACGGAAGGGCATTCCAAGCATTTTGTAAGGATCATGCCCTTGGAAAGGTGGACACTGAAGCATTCAGAGAAGGGCTCACCCTGAGATAAAATGTAGAGTCTCCTAGACAGGCTGATTGTCAGGTATGTCCCATGGGGCATCTGGgacaactgaaataatttagtGCTTCAGTGCCAAGGCTCTCAGTGAATTTTTTTAGTGGTaatgcatgtgtgtgcatgtgtagGGTAAAGACTTCCCAGAGGCAATTTCTCCCACCtagatttatttctgtgaacTGCATTTACAATACACTTCAAAGTCATCATAATTTTGTATGCCATTCATCTAGCTCTTTAGGCTTTTTCTCCCagtgcatccctgcagcagcatttgCTTTGTCTACAGACACAAAATAAGCTGTGATACAATGCTAGCCCACACTTCTCAGCCTTTGTAGAAGGATATGTTAGATATTGACTTCAAActggaaaagatgaaaaatacaaTCTCTGAAGGTAATTAAAACAAAGACATAAAACCCAAATTCACATCctgttaattatttaaaaattgtgcTTGTGTTTTGTGTAGCAGTATTTTGCAAAAAAGGCAAATCATCTTAAGTCCTCCACCCTATCCCagtaatttgaaatgttttcaaagagtAAAGTTAGAAGGAAAAGTTACAGACAGCCTAAAATCTATATGCATATCATGTAATTTCAAGATGTTTTAAATACAGTGAGCACACACTGAAGGTTATTTCCTAATTTAGAAATTCAATTTCCATATTTAAAGTGGAAACTACAGTAATAATTTGAGAACCGGAACAAATTATGGGAGCATACTTGCCTCACCCACTGAAATCCATCATTTTGAAGCAATGCACTTGTGTCACTGGTCCAGGGCCACATCTCCCACATCTGTCTGCAGcacccctgtgctgctcagcagtagCACACTGGCTCAGCTGTGCACTACCACCATGCTGCCTTTCCCTCTACAGCTTGattaaaacagagaaagaaaaaaataagtgatgTAAGAAGGAGAGTTTTTCAAGTCAGATGTAGGAGTTCTGAAGTTACCTTGACTGCTTAATCCAGAGTTCTGAGTATGTCAGATCAAAACCTCCTCCAGTTATGGTGGTGTCTGTATCTATTCTGCTGAGACAGAGCTACTTTTAATTCTTCTTGTAATTCCTCCATGATTACCACAGCTCCCTTTTCaagaatttaaacaaaataggGCAGAAAGTAGGATTTATCTTTCTCTTGtagaatttttcctttctatttacCCCTAATCCATACCTAGCAGGACGGAGCATTCTACTGAGCTTGAcatacattttttaatgcaCTGTGTAATTCAAATAGTGAGATTTGCCATAATCTCCTTGAAGATGTCTTGACTTCTCATGCTGCTCGTGAGAAGTCATGCTTCTCCAGCCATTTGCAGTTAGATCTACCAAAGAACTCAGATGACAAGACGGGGTGGATGGCCCTTGAGGATTTCTCTGGCAAAAATCCAGTCCTTTGATGATACAGAGCTACTCTTTACATTACTTTCATTTCTACTGTCAACATAGACAATAAAGTCAGAAACATAAGCCATGTCTGAGAAATCACTGCCTAGATGTATTATCTGCCTAAGTTGCATGAAACTATTTGATTATCCTCCATTTTATTTAACTTATTCTAATACAATGGCTCCAGAAACATGGGGCTGTAAAATCAGCTCTGCAAAGAGATGACTGCCTTTCTCTGACTTAAGTCATGTGCTTTTGACTGTGCCCAAGGATATATTCACACCCAGACTCTGCCAGTCCTGGAAAAGTGTGTCAGAAGTAAATTACATGATGCTAGCACATCACTAGATTGAAACAGGAAGAGCTTATTTGTTCCTGTTCCTATTTGAAAGGTATTTTGAtagacacaaagaaaaaaaaacaaacaaaaacacttgTCTTAAACTTATCTAGAATACTTCCTAAGCTGGAGCACGACCAAGGACTATGAAGATGATGTGGATGTAAACATGTTGAGCATTATCAATGGGTACCAGGAATATAAACAGTTTAAATAGATCCAGCTGGTCAGTAATGTGGTAAAACCAGCCTCCTCTAAAATGGCTGCCCTCACTCTTTCTGCCTGGTAGCCAAAATGCTGAATCTGGCTTCTGAGCTTTCTGGCATTCACAATGCAAAAGCACCTTGGACAAAGGCAGGCATGTTTTTGCAGTgattgttttgcttgttttaactccttggaagtgctggagaagctgagtgctgggagctggaggcagagaaTCTGGGACAGCCTGTACTGGGTTAGTAATACACAGCCAGGGGAGTCACTGGTGAAAAGTAATGGCTTTTTGGGGATTGTAACCTCTCCCATCACTTAAAAaggtctctgctgctgtgttgaGGAAATTTGTGCAACAAAATGAGACATGTGAGCTTAGACCAGtataaaagggaaaatgctCAGACATTTAAATTACTCCTTGAAACAAGCCTAGACCACAGTGACATGCTTCCCATTAGAACTGACAGAAAATGCTCACATGAGTTCCAGGATTTCAGTCATTTAAATCAATGCTAAAATTCTTTTCAACATCAAACATAAACAGATTGGACCCAGTATGATATATTAtggcatttaattttcatttatataaCTGCAAGGGGGAAAGCTGATGAGTATAAGCTATGAAATCTTGGAAGGTGACTGCTTAAATATGGGTAATCATACTATTTCCTCACAGTCTTTTTACTGTAACTTGGTCTAGAGGCAAATTTATGAAAAGTAGTCTAGAGGTTTGCATTTTTTACAAAGAGACACGAATTCTgtaaatataatgaaatatatttacatgATGTCCATGTCAAATTTATGCAGGATTACATAAAGGAGTGTGGGGTAATATATAACATACATCTAACTCTTCTGGGTTAGGCAGCTGGGAAGTGAAATCTTTACTTGGTCTCTCCTCATCCTTGTTAGAAAGACTTTAATATCCCAAACACCTGAGCAGTTTCTCTGGGAGCTTTGCTTGGTTAGGGGTCTTTTCATCCTCACCCCCCTCCTTCTTTTTCCATCTATAGTATAAATTCCCTATTGGAAAACAGAAGTGGTcccaaatatataaataaatgcagtcACAGTTGATAACAAAGCATTACAATCAGGGAATAGGTAGTAGTTCTCTTTTGCATATCTGCAACTAGCTCAAGAGGAGAGCAACATGGAAAATAGTTTAAGGCATTAGAAAATCCTCTGGATACTTTAGCATCTGAGATCCACTGGTCCTTGCTGAAACAGGCCTTTTCAGGATCAGCTTCTGCTGAGTCACAGAGTTTGCTGCCTTTGAAGGCTGAAGTACCTTGGCTCAAATTTGAAGTTGCTCTGGAAAAGTTCAGACCTTCCTTAATGACCAAATTTGCATGCTATTCTCGGTAGTATTTGCATATAATAGGACACCCTCCACAGGAAGGCTTCTTCAAAACACAGGCTCTGCTTACACTTTGAATTTCCCTATTCAAAGGGGAATATTCAAAATTATCTGTGCATCACTACTTCAAAGTGTTTCGCTGGGAGTACTCTGACATATATTTGGGAGACTCATCATAGTAGTTTCAAAGCTGAATATATAGCCATCTGTAAGATTGCCACCTGGGTTTTGTGTGTGGAGGCAAAGAAGTATTACTCAGGCAAGAATCCTACC belongs to Oenanthe melanoleuca isolate GR-GAL-2019-014 chromosome 3, OMel1.0, whole genome shotgun sequence and includes:
- the GJA1 gene encoding gap junction alpha-1 protein; the encoded protein is MGDWSALGKLLDKVQAYSTAGGKVWLSVLFIFRILLLGTAVESAWGDEQSAFRCNTQQPGCENVCYDKSFPISHVRFWVLQIIFVSVPTLLYLAHVFYVMRKEEKLNKREEELKVVANDGVNVDMHLKQIEIKKFKYGIEEHGKVKMRGGLLRTYIISILFKSVFEVAFLLIQWYIYGFSLNAIYTCERDPCPHRVDCFLSRPTEKTIFILFMLVVSLVSLALNIIELFYVFFKGVKDRVKGKTDPYSHSGAMSPSKDCGSPKYAYYNGCSSPTAPLSPMSPPGYKLVTGDRNNSSCRNYNKQASEQNWANYSAEQNRMGQAGSTISNSHAQPFDFSDEHQNTKKLASGHELQPLTIVDQRPPSRASSRASSRPRPDDLEI